ATATGGTTTATTATAATAATTTTGATGTCAGGAATTCAATTAAAAAACAAATATTTACTATTTCCATGAGGACACGAAAAGAGGGAACCAGCAAGGGAACGAGGGTCGGAACGAGGGTCGGACCACGCACAACCGTGTTTCCTCCCTCCAATCGCCGATTTCGGCATTTTTAAATCGCTTAAGCATTTCTTAGAGCGCTGTTTTGTCCTACATTTTGGGGGGTGTAAGAAAACAATCATACGAAAGACATGTTTTTTAAGCGCTTTAGTAATGGAATTATTCGCGTTGTGCCACCCCCTATACTCCGCACTGCAACCTGTTTAACAATTCTTCCTATGCGCTCCGGCGCATAGTTTAAAATCAAGCATTTTCCTCAGCAAGGATATAAAGGAACGGCAGTTCCTTTCCTCATAAAAACATAAGGGTTCAGCTCTAAGTACAGAGCGCCGCACATTGACATTAACCCGCAAAGGGCGTATATTATCCCCATATCATACAACCGGAAACAACCGGGAAGAGCGGTAAGTTCTACCACAGCACCACCTTATGCAAACTTTCGTTGCGCGTGCATAGGGGGAAGTATGGAAACGGCGGCAGTGATGACTGATGAAGTTGTGCATGTTCTTGAAGTAACGATCATGCTGTTGCTCGTGATTCTGGCGGGCCTGCTCTTGCGCAAGAAGAAGCTTCTCGACGATTGCTCCACCGAACGGCTCAGTGTGTTTGTTGTGGATATCACCTTTCCCGCCCTGGTGTTTACCTCCATGTTGCGGACCGTTGACCCTCAGGTCCTGTCCCGAAGCTGGTATCTTCCGTTGACCGGCATGGTTATTTTCATTCTGGGCATGGGTTTGGGATATCTGGCAGCGCCGTTATTCAAGGCAACCGGCGGTCCCGGCCGCGGCTCGCTCGCTTTTGCGGTCGGCACACCGAACTGGCTGTTTATCCCCTTGCCCATCGCAATCGCCCTGTATGGGAATCAGGGACAAAATATCGTATTGCTGGTCAATGTGGGGGCGCTTCTGATTTTCTGGAGCGTGGGCGTATGGATCGTACGGGGAGGCGACCCCGGGTCAATATCGCTGCGTCGTATTCTGCTCAACCCCGGCCTCCTCGCCACCATTCTGGGCATACTGATCGCCCTGGCCTTTCCAATGACCCGGACGCTCGAAGAGGCCGACGTCACCACAATCGGATTCGTACCTGCTGCACTGAGCGTTATTGTGCAGGCAATGGCCTTTATCGGTGACATAACCGTCCCCTTGTCGATGATCGTCACCGGATCGCTCCTTGCCGAATCCGGGACCAGGGGGGCATGGAATATTCGCATAATTCTTATCAGCGCAATCCGGCTTTTAGTCATTCCCGCAATTGTCCTGCTGCTCATCCGCCTGGCGGATTTGATCGGGATACACATACCAACAGCGGTGGGTATGACTATCATTATCATTTCGGCCATGCCGGTTGCGATTACCTGCTCGATTGTCGCCGACAAAAACGACGGTGATGTGGAACTGGTTTCTCACACCATTTTCATCAGTACCATTGCAAGCGTGGTAACGGTCCCGGTGATTGTATGGTTTTCCTTTTTTGCTGCCGGTCTTCCCTAGTGTACCGTCCGACAATTGATGAAGGTCTCTCGGTGGCCCTTTTGTCCACCAGCTTCGTTGCTCAATCGTTGAATACGCCCAGTATTCGCCTCTTTCGCGCCTCGCTGGTGAACAAAATCATTCACCGATAAATTCTCCTCAATTATCGGACGGTACACTAGTGTATCTCGAATACGAATATGGTCCATACAATTCTTTCCCTCTCACATCGCAGCCTCTCTCCCGACAGCGCCTCGGGACAGGTCGTTGTCTCATTTCTCTTTTTCTTCTTCCTTTCAGCCTCAACTTCTTACATCGTAATCATTCTCGTTATCGTCAACCTCATTTTCCTCCCCCCCTCACTGGTCCCGCTCCGGGAGAAAACGACGATTGACCCACTTGGCAATCTCGATTACGGGAATGACGCCGGCAGCGGTTACGAGGATATATGCCCATTCCTTGAGGGTGAATCCAAAGGCGCCGAAAACGTTCTGAAGAAAGGGTACGTAGAGCAAAAAACCAAGGAGAACTATTTCAATGAGGATCGAAAGGTTGAGCCACTTGTTTTTAAAAGGATTTTCGGCAAGAATGAATGTGTCTTTGGAACGAAAACTGTAGGCTTTGAAAAACTGGATCATGATCAGTGAAATGAACGTAACGGCCTGTGCACGTGCAAGCGGTGCGTCTGACGTCGCCGGGCACGATCTCTGCCGCGGGAATTTCTATTTCGGTGCCGTCACGCAAAACCCGTGCGACCGGGGCCGCCAGTTCGCCCAATGCCTCAAGCGCCTTTTCGGCCCTGAATTCCTGAAGAAACCCCAGGAGGACGGCAAACAGGACGATGACCGAAATCGCTACGGCTTCGATACCATGGCCGAGAACCCCCGACAGTACCGTTGCCGCAAGGAGGATAAGAATGAGAACATTCTGAAACTGGGACAGTAGAAGTCGCCAGGCGTTTGACTGGTCCCGGGAAACAAGCCTGTTGTGTCCGTGCTTTTCCAGACGTGACCGGGCAGCCTCGGCAGACAGACCATCAGGCCCCGAACCAAGATGGCCCAGTACTTTCTCAACCGAAATACTGTGCCAGTGTATCCGCGAATTTTCATCGCTTCCATGATTTTCTTTCGAGAGTGTCATAGTCTCATGCGCATTATTTCGTTGTACCCGTCAAGGACCTTGTTGCGAATCTCCATCAACATGTTAAACGCAACTTTGGCTTCACCCGACTTGCTCGTTACCTGATGAACATCGGTGATCTCCCCTGCCAGAAACTTTTCCTTAGCTTTCCCTGCAACCTTCTGAGATGTATTTACATCATTGAGAAAGGTCGCAAGAGTATCTTTAAATGAAGGTTTTGCGCTCTGGGGGGCAATTCTTTTTTGTATCCGGGATATTTCATGTAAATGTCCCGGTTCTATCCCATTGATTCTCATATATCTATACCCTGTTAAATACAAGAATACACGCTCTATGTTCTCTATTATAATTGTAACTGTATTTACGAGGGAAATCAACGGCTATTTATGTTGTTTGTTTCTCCCGCATTCGGCTATAGTAATCCTGAACCGGTTTTACCATGAAATGTGAATGCAATCCAGAACACATTGCTTTCACCGCGGCTGCGGCAGCTTCAAAGGTAGTGATATAGGGGATTCCCCGTTCCACGGCCGCCGCTCGCATCGACCTCGAATCCACAACCCCTTTTCCACTTTCAGGAAGGTTAATTACCAGTGAAACGGCTCCGCTCTTTATCAGATCAACCGTATCCGGTTTCCCCTCCCCAACCTTTGCAATCTGCTTGACCCGGATACCGGCTTCTCGCATTCGCTTACTCGTTCCCTCGGTTGCAAACAGGTCGAACCCGTTGTTTTCAAGATCGCCGCCCAGGGTAACGGCGCTTTCATGGTTGCGCATTCGTATACTCAAGAGCATAGCTCCTGTTCGGGGTAAGGAGTTCCCCGCTGCGATCTGCGATTTCAAAAAAGCTGCTTCAACGGTCGTGTCGATTCCCATCACCTCGCCGGTCGATTTCATCTCCGGCCCCAGAAGAACATCACTGCCCCGGAATTTATTGAAGGGAAGCACCGCCTCTTTCACTGCATAATAGCCCAGCCGGGGAGATGTTTCCATATTAAGATCTTGCAAGGTTATACCGGTCATCAACATCGAAGCGATTTTGACCCAGGGAACACCGGTCGATTTACACACAAAAGGAATAGTTCGTGAAGCCCGCGGGTTTACTTCAAGCACATACACATCCGTTCCCTGGACTGCAAACTGGATGTTAAGCAGGCCCACAACACCCAGTTCCCGGGCAATGGCAATGGTTTGTGTTTTGATATCGGAAACTACCGGTTCTTTGAGTGAATAAGGAGGCAAGACACAGGCACTGTCACCGGAATGCACCCCAGCTTCTTCGATATGCTCCATAACGCCGCAGATCACTACCCGATTGCCGTCACAGACAGCATCGACATCGACCTCGGTTGCGCCGACCACGAATTTATCGATCAGTATGTCTCGACGGTTATCGCCGGCAGTAAAGGCGTCTTCCAGCGCAGCGGCAAGCTCGCTTTCTTCCGCAACAATCCTCATCGCTCTGCCCCCCAGCACAAAGGAGGGTCTGACTACAATCGGATATCCTATTTCCGAAGCGATTTGACATGCTTCCTCTTTACTCGTTGCAATTCCATTGAGCGGTTGTCGCAATCTCAGTCTGGTAATAAGCCGGGCAAAGGTATCGCGGTCCTCCGCCCGGTTGATCGCGTCGACCCCGGTCCCGAGAATCGGCGCTCCGGCGTCGGCCAGTCGCTGAGCAAGATTCAGAGGCGTCTGCCCCCCCAGTTGTACAACAACGCCAACCGGATTTTCCTTGTCGATAATATTCATGACATCTTCAAAAGTCAACGGCTCGAAATAAAGGCGATCGGCCGTGTCGTAATCGGTACTCACCGTTTCGGGGTTTGAATTGACCATGATCGTCTGATACCCGAGTTCCTTGAGCCCGAACACGGCCTGACAGCAGCAGTAGTCGAATTCGATACCCTGGCCGATCCGGTTCGGTCCTCCACCGAGAATTATCACTTTTTTCGTAGTGTCGGTTTGTGCCTCATCCTCAGTTTCGTAGGTGGAGTAGAAATAAGGCGTATAGGCTTCAAACTCGGCGGCACAGGTATCAACCACCTTGTAGGTGGGCACAATGCCAAGCTGTTTACGCAAGGAGCGTACCTTCAGTTCATCGTCAAACCCGAGAAGGGCGGTAATCTGAGCATCGGAAAATCCATTTCGTTTTGCCTCAAATATCCATTCTTTTCGCTCTTCTCTGGTTTGGGCCGATCGAAAAGCGCTCTTGAGTTCATCCTCGAATTCGACAATCCGGTTGATCTCCTCGACAAACCAGGAATCGATCCATGTGGATTCGCAGATTTCCCGTACTGTTATCCCTTTTTTCAGTGCATGCAGAATTGCAAAGAGACGCCCTGATTGCGGTGTTGCAAGCCAGGAAAGAATGGTCTGCTTGTCTCCATCGAGTGGCAGTGTATACCGAAATCCCCGGCCGAGTTCGAGCCCCCGGACCGCTTTTTGCAGCGATTCGCGAAAAGTGCGGCCAATGGCCATGGTTTCCCCCACCGATTTCATCTGGGTCCCCAATGTCTGGTCGCTTTCGGGAAACTTTTCGAAAGCAAACCGGGGGATTTTGACAACGCAGTAATCAAGGGTCGGCTCGAAACAGACCGGCGTCTTTTTGGTAATATCGTTAGCGATCTCATCGAGCGTGTAGCCCACGGCAAGTTTGGCGGCAATTTTAGCGATGGGAAACCCGGTTGCCTTACTGGCAAGTGCGGAACTCCGGCTCACCCGGGGGTTCATCTCTATCACGGCCATACGTCCTGTTTCGGGATCGACCGCAAACTGGATATTCGAACCCCCGGTATCGACCCCGATCTCGCGGATAATGGCCAGCGCAGCGTTTCGCATCGTTTGGTACTGCCGGTCGGTGAGTGTCTGCGCGGGGGCGACGGTCACGCTGTCACCGGTGTGCACGCCCATGGGGTCGAGGTTCTCGATCGAACAGACAATCACCACATTATCGGCATGGTCGCGCATGATCTCCAGTTCATACTCTTTCCAGCCAAGAATCGATTCTTCAATAAGAATTTCACTTATGCGACTTGCCTGCAGTCCGGCCTTTGCTATTCGCGTAAAATCATGTTCATCCCATGCAATCCCGCCACCGGCGCCACCCAGAGTGTAGCTGGGTCGTACGACAAGAGGAAAACCGAGTTCCCGTGCAAACATAAGCGCTTCATCGAAATTATAGGCCAGTTGACTACGGGGAACATCCAGACCAATCGCTTCCATGGCCTTTTTGAAACCGCTGCGGTCTTCAGCCTTGCGAATCGCTTTTTCATTCGCACCGATAAGCTGCGCGCCGTAGTGTGCAAGAACACCGCTGTCGGAGAGTTCCATAGCCACATTGAGACCGGTCTGCCCGCCCAGGGTCGGAAGGATTGCATCGGGCCGTTCCTGCGCGATAATCCTTTCGACAAATTCGGGAGTGACCGGTTCTATGTAAGTGCGGTCCGCCATCTGAGGATCAGTCATGATCGTGGCCGGATTCGAATTGACAAGAACGACTTTGTAGCCGTCTTCTTTCAGCGCTTTGCAGGCCTGACTCCCTGAATAATCAAACTCACACGCCTGCCCGATAACGATCGGGCCGCTGCCGATGATAAGTATTGTGTTGATGTCGGTACGTTTTGGCATTGCCATTCTCCTACTGGTTGATCATTTCTCGAAACTGACGGAAAAGATAGCGAGAGTCGCAGGGACCTGGAGCCGATTCGGGGTGATACTGCACACTCATGATTCTGTCCCGCTCACCGACAATCCCCTCACAGGTACGATCGTTGAGATTGAGGTGAGTCATTTCGACGCCCTTGCCGCCAAGGCTGTCAATGTCGATACAGTAGCCGTGGTTCTGCGAGGTAATTTCGATTGTGCCCGACCGGAGATCTTTGACCGGATGATTGGCTCCCCGGTGCCCGAATTTCAGCTTGTAGCTGGTCCCTCCCAGAGCAAGGCACAGGAGTTGATGACCGAGGCAGATTCCGAAAACCGGAAGTTTTCCCAGCAATTCTTTTATCGTATCGACAGCGTATCCCACGGCTGTGGGATCACCGGGACCGTTCGAAAGAAATAAACCGTCAGGCTTGTACGCTACAATTTTTTCGGCGGGAGTATGTGCCGGGACAACCATGACGTCAAAATCCTCCGAATGCAGCAGGCGAAGAATATTGAATTTTATCCCGAAATCCATGGCAACGATACGAGGTTTTCCACTGCTTTTATCAAATTGCTCCGATCTGTCCCGACCGCCCCATCGATATGCCTTACCGCAGGTAACGCGACCGACTGCATCGTAACCGTCAAACCCCTGCCACTCCCGAGCCTTCCGGACCGGGTCGCCGTCAGAGGATTCTTCGGTGTAGATAATCCCTTTCATGGCCCCCTGAGCGCGAATACGTCTGGTAAGAGCCCTGGCGTCGATCCCCTCGACTGCCACAATGCCGTTTTCCCGAAGGTATTCTTCGATACTCATTCTCGACGTGTAATTCGATGGGTGACGGCAGGCTTCACGCACAACAAATCCTGCAACCTGAATCTTATCCGACTCCCTGTCGAAATCGTTGATTCCGTAATTACCCACCTGAGGATAGGTCATGGTAACAATCTGTTTGTGGTAGGATGGATCGGTAAGTACTTCCTGATACCCGCACATTGCCGTATTGAATACGACTTCACCGACAGTTTCACCGGAGGCCCCAAGTGATAAGCCTTTATAAACTGTACCATCCTCCAGAGCGATCCAGGCAGTGGGTTGTTTTTTCATTACAAATCCTTCTTGGCGCTGTTTGAGACACTCATTCTTTAATCTTTTCGATTAACATCAATTTACACAACAAGGCAACTTTCATAATCTTCAAGGGTCCCGTTATCGATACAGCACTCGATAATCCTTCGGCCACTTGGATCGATATCATCATTGAGATATTGAGTCAGTTCCTTTTTGAAAAAATCATGAAGCATTTTCGCTCCCTTTTCAAACCCGTCGGTCCCTACTTCCGGCTGTTCATTGACTCGGAGCAGTTCATGAGGAATTGTATATCCTTCAACCTGCATGGAGCGAAGTGTATAGCCAAGAAGGGGGCATTTGGATTTCACCAGTTGTTCGGCTCTGAACGGCGCGACGCCCCGTCGGCCAAGATATTCACGTGCGATCCACTGGGGCATAAAGCTTACTCGCCAGGCGCCAACGTTCTGATTGGGAGTGAGCGTATATTTTGTTTTTGGAGCGTTCTGCATCTGCTTAAGGAGCAGATTCGCATGCACCACCATTTTCCCTGAGGCAAAGGGCCAGAACGAACCAACCCCTTCACTTTGAAGCATCTCGGCTTCGGTTATGCTCGGGTTGTCATAGCCACGAGGAGCAACCAGGCGCCACAACCAGGCGAGCGCAGGAGGAAGAAGGTGGAGGAAACCGATAATGCCGTAGGAGGGGTTTTGTGATGTACAGGGAGGAGTCCGAATACCGAAATTACGGATGTGTACTTCGACATTACCCTCTATGACATCCGGTATCAATCGCCGGGGCATGATGACCCGGGGATTGGGGCATCGAACACCCGGCTTATCTTCCATATGTTCCCAGATCAAACACGTGGAGTCGGGCGCGCCTTTGAGATTAAGAAAAATCAACGATTCATCGGGATGGACGGTAAGTCGTTCCAAATGTGGATCGGTACCGTAATGCTTTATATGATTGAGCCGCAAAAACCAGGCTTGTTCAGCATCGCAAGCGATAATATATCCATCCTCGTTTTGCACCGTATCGCGACACATTGCCATATCATCGGTGACCGGTTTCAATACGCATCCCCGGGGCAGGGACAGATATTTTTTCTCACCGCTTTCGGCGTTTTCACCGAGGAAAAGACGGCCGTCTTCTTCGCGATGAGCATACTCCAGCATTTCACTTTTCCCCCCGCCACTGGCGCCTTCATGCATAATTGTTGTTATATTGTCATAGGGGGTCTGGACCTGCACTGTTGACGCATGCAATGTCGTCCAGTGTTCTTTTTCACCAATCGACAAAAGCGATCCGTAGATGCCTTTTTTGGCGCTTGGCCCGGGATAAAGATTGTATGAAAAAATTTCATAGACGTTTGAAAGGCGATTATGTACAACGGTTTGCTTTCCGCCAAAATGGGTATGTCGGAACGGCGGAGCGAGAAAAACGACCGTGTGGACCGTAAAGGGCTCCCGCAATTCCCCAATATCAACGATACCCTGAAGGTCGGCCAAGCCCGCTATAAAAAATCCGGCATTCGACGGCGCTATCAGGAGTCCGCCATACCCCTTGTCCGATTCAAGAGCCCCGAGGGTAAAGGCGGTTAC
The sequence above is a segment of the Chitinivibrionales bacterium genome. Coding sequences within it:
- the fliE gene encoding flagellar hook-basal body complex protein FliE — its product is MRINGIEPGHLHEISRIQKRIAPQSAKPSFKDTLATFLNDVNTSQKVAGKAKEKFLAGEITDVHQVTSKSGEAKVAFNMLMEIRNKVLDGYNEIMRMRL
- the carB gene encoding carbamoyl-phosphate synthase large subunit translates to MPKRTDINTILIIGSGPIVIGQACEFDYSGSQACKALKEDGYKVVLVNSNPATIMTDPQMADRTYIEPVTPEFVERIIAQERPDAILPTLGGQTGLNVAMELSDSGVLAHYGAQLIGANEKAIRKAEDRSGFKKAMEAIGLDVPRSQLAYNFDEALMFARELGFPLVVRPSYTLGGAGGGIAWDEHDFTRIAKAGLQASRISEILIEESILGWKEYELEIMRDHADNVVIVCSIENLDPMGVHTGDSVTVAPAQTLTDRQYQTMRNAALAIIREIGVDTGGSNIQFAVDPETGRMAVIEMNPRVSRSSALASKATGFPIAKIAAKLAVGYTLDEIANDITKKTPVCFEPTLDYCVVKIPRFAFEKFPESDQTLGTQMKSVGETMAIGRTFRESLQKAVRGLELGRGFRYTLPLDGDKQTILSWLATPQSGRLFAILHALKKGITVREICESTWIDSWFVEEINRIVEFEDELKSAFRSAQTREERKEWIFEAKRNGFSDAQITALLGFDDELKVRSLRKQLGIVPTYKVVDTCAAEFEAYTPYFYSTYETEDEAQTDTTKKVIILGGGPNRIGQGIEFDYCCCQAVFGLKELGYQTIMVNSNPETVSTDYDTADRLYFEPLTFEDVMNIIDKENPVGVVVQLGGQTPLNLAQRLADAGAPILGTGVDAINRAEDRDTFARLITRLRLRQPLNGIATSKEEACQIASEIGYPIVVRPSFVLGGRAMRIVAEESELAAALEDAFTAGDNRRDILIDKFVVGATEVDVDAVCDGNRVVICGVMEHIEEAGVHSGDSACVLPPYSLKEPVVSDIKTQTIAIARELGVVGLLNIQFAVQGTDVYVLEVNPRASRTIPFVCKSTGVPWVKIASMLMTGITLQDLNMETSPRLGYYAVKEAVLPFNKFRGSDVLLGPEMKSTGEVMGIDTTVEAAFLKSQIAAGNSLPRTGAMLLSIRMRNHESAVTLGGDLENNGFDLFATEGTSKRMREAGIRVKQIAKVGEGKPDTVDLIKSGAVSLVINLPESGKGVVDSRSMRAAAVERGIPYITTFEAAAAAVKAMCSGLHSHFMVKPVQDYYSRMREKQTT
- the carA gene encoding glutamine-hydrolyzing carbamoyl-phosphate synthase small subunit, with protein sequence MKKQPTAWIALEDGTVYKGLSLGASGETVGEVVFNTAMCGYQEVLTDPSYHKQIVTMTYPQVGNYGINDFDRESDKIQVAGFVVREACRHPSNYTSRMSIEEYLRENGIVAVEGIDARALTRRIRAQGAMKGIIYTEESSDGDPVRKAREWQGFDGYDAVGRVTCGKAYRWGGRDRSEQFDKSSGKPRIVAMDFGIKFNILRLLHSEDFDVMVVPAHTPAEKIVAYKPDGLFLSNGPGDPTAVGYAVDTIKELLGKLPVFGICLGHQLLCLALGGTSYKLKFGHRGANHPVKDLRSGTIEITSQNHGYCIDIDSLGGKGVEMTHLNLNDRTCEGIVGERDRIMSVQYHPESAPGPCDSRYLFRQFREMINQ
- a CDS encoding DUF4914 family protein, whose amino-acid sequence is MDNEKLEKITMPDHVRDIVFNAGSCRVIDKRSALLRMATGGDQEKSYAVSYNVGDKQICEATVVACNNGFAVNYMEPYMRRRDPECMLIGDDKPTDKALFKDRVGRRFDSLREETFLWLKEQDLVVTAFTLGALESDKGYGGLLIAPSNAGFFIAGLADLQGIVDIGELREPFTVHTVVFLAPPFRHTHFGGKQTVVHNRLSNVYEIFSYNLYPGPSAKKGIYGSLLSIGEKEHWTTLHASTVQVQTPYDNITTIMHEGASGGGKSEMLEYAHREEDGRLFLGENAESGEKKYLSLPRGCVLKPVTDDMAMCRDTVQNEDGYIIACDAEQAWFLRLNHIKHYGTDPHLERLTVHPDESLIFLNLKGAPDSTCLIWEHMEDKPGVRCPNPRVIMPRRLIPDVIEGNVEVHIRNFGIRTPPCTSQNPSYGIIGFLHLLPPALAWLWRLVAPRGYDNPSITEAEMLQSEGVGSFWPFASGKMVVHANLLLKQMQNAPKTKYTLTPNQNVGAWRVSFMPQWIAREYLGRRGVAPFRAEQLVKSKCPLLGYTLRSMQVEGYTIPHELLRVNEQPEVGTDGFEKGAKMLHDFFKKELTQYLNDDIDPSGRRIIECCIDNGTLEDYESCLVV